Proteins encoded by one window of Acipenser ruthenus chromosome 59, fAciRut3.2 maternal haplotype, whole genome shotgun sequence:
- the LOC117966709 gene encoding zinc finger protein 660-like, which yields MESVYIKQEEVQELVPVYIKQEMTELDPVHMKEETELEPVHTEEEEQPVHIEEEETELEPVHFKEEETQLEPVHIKEETQLEPVHIKEEETQLEPVHINEETQLEPVHIKEEETQLEPVHIKEEIELEPVHIKKEETELQPVHIEGEETELNIEEESIDLFKDSENISGPKISHQCTDCGKNFSWLGNLKTHQRIHTGEKPYDCTECGMSFRRLGDRKTHQRIHTGEKPYQCTECGKSFRRLGDRKRHQQIHTGEKQYHCIECRVSFTWLENLKRHQQIHTGEKPYHCSECRVSFSRLENLKTHQRIHTGEKPYHCTDCGKSFKQSDTLKRHQRIHTGEKPYHCSDCGRSFIQTGHLKRHQRVHTGEKPYHCRECWQSFKQSHTLKKHQQIHTGASLPPSLPPSPSPLHPDCLSGELSDSLPLSLTLQ from the coding sequence ATggagtctgtttacattaaacaggaggaggttcAGGAATTGGTACCTGTCTACATTAAACAGGAGATGACTGAACTGGatcctgtccacatgaaagaagagactgaactggagcctgtccacactGAAGAGGAAGAGCAGCCTGTCCACATtgaagaggaagagactgaactggagcctgtccattttaaagaggaagagactcaactagagcctgtccacattaaagaagagactcaactagagcctgtccacattaaagaggaagagactcaactagagcctgtccacattaatgaAGAGACTCAActagagcctgtccacattaaagaggaagagactcaactagagcctgtccacattaaagaagagattgaactggagcctgtccacattaaaaaggaagagactgaactgcagcctgtccacattgaaggggaagagactgaactgaacATTGAAGAGGAGTCTATTGACTTGTTTAAGGATTCAGAAAACATATCCGGACCAAAAATATCACACCAAtgtactgactgtgggaagaacTTCAGTtggttaggaaacctaaaaacacaccagcgaattcacactggagagaagccgtatgactgtactgaatgtggaatgAGCTTCCGTAGGTTAGGAGACCGAAAAACACACCAACgtattcacactggagagaagccgtatcagtgtactgaatgtggaaagagcttccgTCGGTTAGGAGACCGAAAAAGACACCaacaaattcacactggagagaagcagTATCACTGTATTGAATGTAGGGTGAGCTTCACTTGGTTAGaaaacctaaaaagacaccaacaaattcacactggagagaagccgtatcactgttctgaatgtAGGGTGAGCTTCAGTCGGCTAgaaaacctaaaaacacaccagcgaattcacactggagagaagccgtatcactgtactgactgtgggaagagcttcaaaCAGTCAGACaccctaaaaagacaccagcgaattcacactggagagaagccgtatcactgttctgactgtgggaggagcttcattcaaacaggacacctaaaaagacaccagcgagttcacactggagagaagccatatcactgtcgTGAATGTTGGCAGAGCTTCAAACAGTCACACACcctaaaaaaacaccagcaaattcacactggagccagccttcctccctccctccctcccagtccctcacctctccaccctgATTGTTTGAGTGGAGAGCTGTCTGATTCCCTGCCTCTTtctctcaccctgcagtaa